tatgcaagctcatagagacagacaTTAAAGTATAGGTTTCcagaggcagggagaaggggtattaatgcaaaatgggtacagggtttctgattggagagatgggaaagtttCAGTAATGGGAGGTAGTGAGAATACTGCAATATTGTGTATGTGATTAAttccattgaatggtatgctttgGCAATGGCTAAGATGTAAATCCTTATATTGTACATATGTCCtcacaatgaaaaaagaaagagcaactaaagacacaatgacaattaaatgcaacatATGAACCTACATGGGATCTagcaaggaagggaaaaaggattAAAGTgacattattggaacatatgaaaaaaatggaatatagactgtcaatgttaaatttcttgaactttataACTTCACTTACGGTTATAAATgattatccttgttcttaggaaatggacATGGTAGTAATAAGTGTTCAAGAAGTATGTATATAACCTTCACTCAAGCATTTTGAAATTAGATTGATAGATAGCCAGATAGATGAaaagataggtagatagatagaatgatactgGGTAGGGGCAGGTTGAAGTTCTCTGCAtgttctttgtattatttttgtaattgtccagtaagtttgaaagtattttaaaataaaaagtaaaaaaaaaaaaagtggtcctGTGCCATGGGAAAAGGTTGGCATTTGGCTGGAATGCAAATACACTCACAGGGGCTCCAGGCAAAAGCTGAGTTTTCAGAACAGTCTAAAGAACTGGGAGGTGCTGAGAAGAGCTTCAGGAGACACATATGTGGCCATCCAAATCAGTCAGATTAAAGACCACCCCCTGCCAGCAGACTTAACCCTGAATTAACCTTCTCCAGCAGAAGGCACGGGATTTTCATCTTCAACGAATGTTATTTTccgatggactatagttaacaggacaaatatgagaaggttcattcatgaactataacaaatgcataATACTAAAACAgcattaataattgggtgggctGGGAGAAAAATACTTCAACTATAAGATATGGGTTAGAGTTAGTAGTAAAAttctgatgatgctctttcatagcttgtaataaaagtttcacaacaatgcagggtgttgtatgggagtcctgtgatatgtgtatttgttttgtaagtttacaacttttactatacacttattgtttatttatgttcaggtatgaatgatatagttcaatagaattttattttaaaaaatgttattttctagTTGGCCTTGTTTCCCATCTGGTCATCCAGAAACATCTTCCCAGAAATAAAGCCTCCTTTCTTAAACCCCCAAATCTTCAGTTTCCTGCCAGGGTGGCCACACCCCCAACTTCTGGATGGGGCTGAGTCCCTGTTCCTCTCACCCATTCACACAGAGTAATGGTTGCAAAGCCCCAGTTCCAGGGTTTCTGGGTCATTGCAGTGAGGTGGGAAGTGCCAGCAGAACAGTATCTGTGACAGCCAGAGAGGGGACGATGCCAGAGAAGTGCAGCTTCGCAGCCTCAGCATGCTTTCCCCTCCACCAGACAGGACGGCCTGGCTTGTGACTCTCCACACCGGCTTCCTCACCTCTGGCTGTAGCTGGACATCAATGTGGATCAGCTGGACTAGTAAAGCCAGGCTGGAGATGTCAGATCACACGGGGACCCCAATGCCCACAGGAACCAACCCAGGATTGCTTCTGCTCTTTTTAAGACAACTGACTCTCCATCTGTTGGCTCTGACACCCATGTCACTGAGGGGAGAGGAGAACGAATAAAGGGATGAGTGGCAGGCTGGGCCTTGTGGGGGCCTGCACTGGGACTGTGGGAACAGTTACCAGTTAAGTTGTACCATTTCACCCATCCTCCCTCCAGCAGCAGAGGCTGGGACAGCCAGGGAAGACTGGGCCGTCTAGCACTTCCTGCTCTTTCCCCTGGTGAAACCCCTGCCTGAGGCTGCTAAGAAAGGAAACTGGAGCCCCGACAGCCTCCACCAAGGCCACAGGCTGCCTGCTGAAATGGcccagaatagaaagaaaaaaataatcacacAAATGCAAAAAATCAGAAACAATATTTATTGTTTCTTATTAAAATAGTACGCTCTCATGAGTGGAGAGTATGCAAAAAGAACCTTCCTACACCCTGGGCTTTCTTATTCATCTCAGCAGGCTGGAACTTTCTATTCGAAACTGTCCTCACTGTGCAGGAAGGCAAGTTCTCCACCTAGTCCTGGGAAATTACATCTACTCCAGTTTTACTTCCTGATTATTTGCATGCATATAAAAATCCAAATCCAAATGTTAACAGGTTATCTTCCCCTGAGCACACATGCCTAGATCATGTAGACAGGGAGCCTCAGTCAAGTCCACATCCCCATGTGCAGCCCAGGATTTGATGGTCTCCTAGGAATCAGATGGGTACTCTTAGCTAGGAATCAAAGAGGGCCTAGTTTTTCTCGTCGAAAATATGCATAGTACCTCCAGTGAGAGGTGAGATTCCCTCTTTAGCAAGAAATATTTTGGGTCTAGTAGGACCACCAGTCAACCAGTGGGCAGGTCTCTGGCCACAGGCGGTGTCTGGTCTAGAAGCTTTACATCCATCTCCAAATCCTCTTGAGAGTCCTTAAATCGACAAGAGTGAAATTCAAGTTTCAAAATGGCACACGACGTTATCCAAGGTAGAGAATGTCATTAAAGCAACAGTCTCACCAAGTCCAGGCACAGAGCTCTAATCGCaccattccccctcccctcaccctctgGAGCTTCCCAGTCCTGCCCACTGCTCCTCCTCCGCAACAGCTTCCAGCATCCGGGAGCCCCAGAGCAGCCTTCAGCCTCACAAGTTGGAAGTGACCCAATTAAGGAACTTCATGGCAACTTCAAAGCCAAGGAAGCAAGCCTGAGAAGGGATGGAAGAGAAAAGCCAGCAGGAGTGTTACTACACAGAGCCCCCACTCCATGTGTTGTTGGCCCTCTCAGGCCAGAACCCCTCCCGACTCCCTTCCTACCCCAGTTAGGGAAGCAAGCCGCATTCCCAAAGGGGAAGAAAACGCAGAGCCCACAACTACCCACTCCTAAAGACCAGGTCAGGAAATCAAAGTCCCTCACCTAAGAGAGCCTTAACGGCAAATCCCCCCCTGGAGAGCTCCAAGAGAGGGAGCAGGTAAGGAGGCTCTGGTTGAGGATGGGATTTGGGGGAGCCTGAGTCCCCGACCCAATCCCAGAGTGAACAAAGCCATCCCAGCTGCTCTCTGCTCTGGACCCCAAAGGGAAAACAAAGCCCCTGCCAACTACTCACCGCATTGGCTGGGAAGGCTCGGATCATCACTGCATTGAACCCTTTATACAAAGATGTGACACCTTCGTCCCGGATCAGCTCCCTTAGCACATCTCTGAACCCATTAGGATATTTcccaggaggggctgtggggcagAACCCAATTGTTAAGGCTTCAGGCTTTCCTGACCTGATTGTGGTGACCCACGAGGGGGCAAGCTTGGAGTCAAGTCTTTCGGCAGGGCCACAGCACTGGGGAGAGGGCACCTGGCATACAGGCCATCCCAGGCCAGCCTACAGAGAACACAGCTCACCGTGGCACAAAGAGGCACAAATGCCTGGATTACTGGTACTGAAGGAGCAGAGAAGAGGAGTGCACAATGAGGCAGCAGAGAAAAGGCATAAAGAATGAAACTGCCCTTCTGCCcatgagggggagggagagggcattTGACTTATCTCGCTTCTTGTTTTTTTATGCCAACATGCAATTGAGCCTAGGGTTCCCAGAACACAAATGACTGCGAGGGAGAACATGGGTCAGACAGGCGCAGGGTGCTGCTGTGGACAGTGAGTATCCCTCAGGGCCTTAGGAACGCTGCACTCCAGGGGCAGTCAGTGCTGGGACCTGCTCTGCCCCCTTGCACCCTACTACCTGCCACTCACCTGTCTGGAAGCGAGACTTGAGCACATCTGGGGGGATTGCCACAACCCAGTTGAAGATCCCTGCGATGCCCCCGGCCACCAGGATCCGCAGCGCGCCGAGCTCACTGACGCTGCAGAACCACCACCACAACTCCAGTCAAAGGAGTGGGACTGGCGCTCATACCGCCCTTCCTGTGACCGGCCAGAAACTGGCTGAAGGGAGGAAGCCTCCAGCTGCCACTGCCACTGCCTGGAGGTGTCGTGAGGCTGTTTCACGGACTTGCTCCACTGGGTGAGGCAGAGTTACAGGGGTTAGCTGGACTTCAGCAGCTGCCACGAGGAGAGTGGACCTGGAGCCAGAGCATGTCCCACCCACCAAAGATGGCAGCCCACCCATGACAGGGAAGGGGCCTCTAAGTGCTTCTGTTCTACTCACCTCTGTCCCTCTGGAGTCAAGATGTTTTTCAGCCACTCATAGGTCATGAAATACATCCCACTGGCTGGAACATCTGTCAGTGGCAAGAAAGAGCTGAATTAAAGGAATAAAATCCCCAGAGATTTCCTGGGGACAAATCACACTTGGCACTGGACCCTTCAAGGTTTCCTGAGAAGTTCTCGGCAGCCCATCCTATTTGCAGTCATAACCTTGCAGCTCTCAGTTGCTGCCCTGGGCATGAGTAAGTGAATATCACATGACTTCATTTCAACTTTAAAGTCCTACCCTTTAGGACCCTACCACCATGCCCACTCCAAGCATGTGGCCTGTCTCCCAGCTGCCATCTCAGGACAAAGGTGGGGCTGTGTGCCAGCATCTCCACCtttcccaccaccacccctgcagGACACCCTCTCAAAACCAAGGAGAGCCCCACTGTCCCTAAGTCACTCTTTCTTCCCGCTCATCCCTCCAGCCATGATTTCTATCTGCTATCATGGCTTCCATCCCTGAAGTTCTACAGGCCAGCATGCCCAAGGATGGATGGTCCACACCATTGTCCTCATCTATGTCCACGCTGGCCAAAACCAGGACACACACTGCTGGCCCCATCAGAGCTGGGGCAGGCATGGTGCCAAGGCCCATTAAGAAAGACTCTCTGGCAAACCCTCTTTGGGTGACTCCCTAGGAAGAGTCTCAAAGGTTACCTCGCATGAGGGTGAGCACAGTCCCCTTGTAGATGCCTCGGATCCCAGACTCCTGGTAGACCTTCTTTGCACAGTCCAAGGCCCCAGTGTATTTGGTTTTCCCTGAAGAGGCCTGAATCTGAGAGAGAGGGGACAATCATCAAGTCAGAAACAGCGACATAAAAGTCAACAGATCCAGCAGGTTACAGGAGATTATGAAGTAAGTGAGGAAGCGGTCATCATGCAATAAAAGACTTCACTGTCAAACTGCTAAGTATTTTGAATGTGCAATATTGGGGAAAACAACATGAAATAACGCCAGGTGAAAAtatcaaatacacacacacacacagaccaggaaaaaaaaatcaacagaagaATTGGAAAATAAATTGAGGAAATCTCCCAAATACATGTGCATTCCCAATAAAACTATTTGGAAGGTCTACAAAGGAGAATACAAATACTTTggtcattcattctttctttcaacaaatatccGTTGGGCACCAACTCTATTCCAAGCCAAGATTGGTCATGAAGCTTGGTTAAGAAAGatgaacagggaagcggatttggctcacctgacagagcacccacctaccacatgggaggtccagggttcaaaccagggcctcctgacccgtgtgtggtgagctgggccaagCAATAGGCTTTGCATAAATAAAACTCTAAAACATCTCCAAGGGACATAAAAAAAAAGAGGCGAATAAAGGAAGAGTATAATTCTGGTTGGGAAATGCTTTCAATTGGGAAAAAATgtccatttttttctaaaaatgatcAAATTAAGGCAATATTAAGTTTCAATGGTTTTTAAATATAACTTCCCCAAATGATCCAGCCACATGTGAACCTGACATGTCTGAGGAACACCAAGGTGGCCCAGGTGACTCCTGGTGAATGGGGAAACACCAAGGATTGGGTATGGAACTGACATATTAACAGAATCCTCTCCCTACTATGTACAGGACAGACTGTCAGCAGGGAAACAGATAAGGAGGCCCTCACAGTAGTCTAGGCCAGTGATTTGGAGTAAGGTGGCTGCAGGGGAGAAGGGATGGATTTGGGATACAGTGAAAGCCAGCTTAACTGTTCAACAAATGGGATAGAtaaagtgagagaaagagaggtatCTAGGACTACTAGGATTTTGGCCTGAACAACTGGAAGGATGGGGCTGCCATCAACTGTGCTGGAGAAGGCTATGGGTGGAGCAGGTATAGCGAAAGACCAAGAGTTCAGTTTTGTACATGGTGACTTTTAGACACCTATTAGCatccaaaaggaaatgatggctaAACTCATCTGGAGGTTAGGAAAAGTCTGAGTTAGAGGTATTAATTTGAGTCATCAGCACATATGTGGTATGACAAAGTCATGAGACAAGAAGAAATCATCAAGGAAATGAATTTAACAGGACTAAGCCCTGTAGACACAACATTAAAAGCtcaggatgatgatgatgatgatgatgaaccaGCAAAGGAGGCAGAAAAGGAGCAGCCAGGAGGAAAACCAGCAGCATGTGGGGACCTAGAGGCCAAGTGAAGACAGTACTTCAAGGAAGGGAGTGGGGGATCAGCTAATCCAATTCTGCTAATGGAACAAGGAAGATGAGGATCGAGAACTGAGCACTGGCCTTAGCAGTCTAAAGGCCACTGACGACCTTGACAAAAGCACTTTTGTTGAAGTTGTAAGGCAAAAGCCAGGCTGGAGTAGGTTTAACAGAGAAGAGAAACTGCGGACAGCAAGTATAAAAAGAACTTTTTCAAGGAGTTTGATACAAAGTAAAGCAACAACATGAAAGCACAGAAATTG
The Dasypus novemcinctus isolate mDasNov1 chromosome 26, mDasNov1.1.hap2, whole genome shotgun sequence genome window above contains:
- the SLC25A20 gene encoding mitochondrial carnitine/acylcarnitine carrier protein isoform X2, with the protein product MAEPAKPISPFKNLLAGGFGGMCLVFVGHPLDTVKVRLQTQPPSLPGQPPMYSGTFDCFRKTLVREGITGLYRGMAAPIIGVTPMFAVCFFGFGLGKKLQQKSPEDVLSYPQLFAAGMLSGVFTTGIMTPGERIKCLLQIQASSGKTKYTGALDCAKKVYQESGIRGIYKGTVLTLMRDVPASGMYFMTYEWLKNILTPEGQSVSELGALRILVAGGIAGIFNWVVAIPPDVLKSRFQTAPPGKYPNGFRDVLRELIRDEGVTSLYKGFNAVMIRAFPANAACFLGFEVAMKFLNWVTSNL
- the SLC25A20 gene encoding mitochondrial carnitine/acylcarnitine carrier protein isoform X1, encoding MYSGTFDCFRKTLVREGITGLYRGMAAPIIGVTPMFAVCFFGFGLGKKLQQKSPEDVLSYPQLFAAGMLSGVFTTGIMTPGERIKCLLQIQASSGKTKYTGALDCAKKVYQESGIRGIYKGTVLTLMRDVPASGMYFMTYEWLKNILTPEGQSVSELGALRILVAGGIAGIFNWVVAIPPDVLKSRFQTAPPGKYPNGFRDVLRELIRDEGVTSLYKGFNAVMIRAFPANAACFLGFEVAMKFLNWVTSNL